From the Jilunia laotingensis genome, the window AACAACCCTTATCAATATCATGGAAGTGGTAAGCGGCTTATTCCTCTCCAAAGACATCGTTTATCAGAACGGTAAACCTGCCTATTTAGTGGACTTATCCAAAGGTTTTGAATGGTTGTTTAACATTAAGATAAGCGACTGCCACCAAAAACATGAGGACGTGATAAAACGGAAGCCGGGCAAACTCACCGAATTTCTTAATGGACTGGCAAACCTAATCAAAAATGAACATGATAAGAAAGGATATAGATAATCAGCAACTTATGATTTATTTATAGGGGACTCCATTAGTTCTCCTGTAATTTCTTTGTATCCGTTTTTAGAACTTTGCTTCATCAATCGATTGACAAACAAAATGTATAATCTGAAAAATGAAGCAATTATGTATATAGACAATGACGAATTTGGTGGATGGATGCAGAAGCTGTATGCCAAACTGGAAGAACTCTGCAAAGATGTACGGGTACTACGCAATGCAGACAGGGTACTGCCCGAAGATGATAACCTATTGGATAATCAAGACTTGTGCCTGCTGTTCAAAGTAAGCATCAAAACCCTGCAACGCTACCGGGCTATCGGTGCGTTGCCATACTTCACTATCAGCGGAAAAGTGTATTACAAGGCTTCCGATGTCCGGGAGTTCATCAAGGAAAGGTTCAGCGTCACCACGCTACGCCAGTTCGAGAAAGAACACTGTACGAAGAAAAAGAAGTGAATCTGAAAAGCCGGAACGGTGAATGTGCTTCATCCATCCCGGCTTTCCCCGTTTATGGCTTACCCAGCTTATCAGCTTCTTTCTTTAGCTGTTCGGCTTGCTCGTTCAACAGCCTTGCACGTTCCAGTGCTTCCGCCTGCTTTTGGATGCGGTATTCAAAATCCATCACTGAATCGGTCAGACTTCGGATAAAGCCGTTATCCCGTTGCCATTTGAACTTGTTTTCCAGTATATCAAAAGTTTCCCCGTCTGCCTGTCCTTGCATCAGCAAATAGCGGTATTTCATATCGTTGTCCTGTAACTGCTGCATACGTTCAGCCAAACGGATATTCAAGAATATGGAAACGGAACAGATAACCAGCACTGCCGAAAAAAGGAACAATCCCGGACGAATCCAAGAAGCGACCTTGCTGCAAATCCGTTGATAGAGCGGTAAGGGTATAGCTTCCTCTTTATCCGTCTTGCAAGAGCCCAAAGCATCAAGCATTACCTTGAAACAACGGTAGGTTTCCAATACTATTTTCTTGGTGTCCTCGATATGTTTCTGCTGACCTTGCATCCTATTCCTTATCTCGTCAAGCTGGCTTCGGATAGCCTGCAAATCCTTTTCGGGAACAGCCGGGTTACTGTGCAATTCCGACAATGCCTGTTCGATTGCGTTCAGTCTTTCAAGAGTTTCCTCCCGACTGGCTGGCGTTACCTGTGCTTCCTGCTTCTCTTTCAATTCAGTAACCATTGAGAGAAGCCCCTCTAAAATCAAATTTTTCTCCATGTGTTTACAAATTAAGTTGTTTTTTCTTTTTCTTCTTCTTTCTTAAATTCAAGTTTGGTTCTTCATCCGCAGGGGGTGATGAAGCGGTGAACAGACCGAGTGAGCCAGTTATCAACGGACTGTCAGTCTTTCCCTGTGTCGGCAATGGCTCCCGAACGGGTGTAAAAGCTGTCTGCCGTTGATTTCCGACCGTATTCAGTCCTGCATCCCCGAAACATTTATCCAGTTTGGAGAAACTAAAATTGCGGTCTATCTCCGAACCCTTGAACGTGTATTCGCCTTTGGAAAAGGAAACGCCCTGTATCTCGCCCGTCTGCCCCTTGTACTTGAACCGGACAGTAATACCCTTTTCCGCTAACCGCTCCTGTAACTGCCGCCAGTTCTTGAACTTCCCGATTTCGTTCTTTACAGCCGTGTAAATCTCGTATTTCGACTTGTCCGGCTCTTTCAAGCGGTGCTGCTTTACCTGTTCTTTTCCACCAGCAAAATAAAGCCCGTGTTTGGTTTTCAGCTTCTTGCATACCTGCTCGTTACGGTACATATCGTTCCTGTCCGAAATGGTCTTGCCGTTGTTGTCTATGCGGTTGAACACGATATGCACATGTGGGTGTTCCCGGTCTTGATGGCGCACGATGATATACTGCGTATCGGTGATTTTCATTTCACGCATATACTCCTGCGCAAGCTGTACCATCTTCTCGTCTGTCAATTTGGGTGCATCCACTGCCGAATAACTTAACGCAATATGTCCGACAGGCTTCTTCAAATCGGGATTCATCCCGGTCTGCATACAGAAGCTGCGGATTATATCGCCCCGGCTTTCAGTCAGAACCCCGTCCGCATGAAGCAAAACCGCCTGCTCCTTACCAAGCACATAGTTCACACAGCCCTTAAACCCGCTTCCCTTTTTTATTTTTCCAATCATCCGACAACTGATTTATAATTTCGACAATCCTGTTTTTGAGTTTCACCAGTTCCACCGCCACCAGTGCGAAACCTCCGGCATTCGCTCGGTGCGCCAGTTGGTTGATGTTGTTGGCTTCCCCTGCCAGCTTGCGGATGGTGTCCGCATCCTGCCTATTCAGCCGGGGTATGACCTCTGCCGAAACAACCGCCTGCCGGACATACTCACTGACACGCAACCCGGCTTCCCCGGCTCGCTTCCTGATGGCATAATACTGCAACTCGGTCAGCTTCGTGCTGACTACCCGTTGCTGCTTCTCTATCCGTTTCTTTGCCGGACGTCCCCCCGGCTTATCCTTTATATTCGTCATAGGTTTTTACATTTAAATGGTATCTTAAAAATTGCGACCAACGGGAGAAATTTTCTTTGCTGTCAAGCAAAGCAAGGTAGTTTCGGTTTACCGAAACATAACCTTGCTCTCCAAATTAAACCGCCTGTCGCTGGTAATCCTGCCGGACTAAATGCCCCTGCCCCTTTTCTGTCTTGGGGCGGCACGTTGTCCGGTTTCCTGCTTTATCTCCTGCGCTTGGCTGGTGCTGTTCTTCTGTTCCTGCTTCCTGCCGCACAGGTAATCGTTCAAGTCCGAATACCCCCTGTAATTGCCCGAGAAGTCACGCACACGGTAGGAGTATTCCAATTCGATAGCCCGTGTCGCTTCATATCCTGCCTTGTCATTGTCAAGCATACAGTGGATGCGTTCATACGGGTACAGCACGTCAATAGCTTTCGGCACATTGACAGTAGAGTTGAGTATGACATAATCCTGCCTGTCAAGGTCGGGCATGGTCGGGCAGTTCTTCATCCGGAGCGTGAGGAAAGAAAGATAGTCCATAAAACCCTCGAATACCAAACACTTCTCTCTCGGCTCTCCCTGCTGCCGTATATGGGTGATGTCTTTCGGGGCGATGCAGCCTTTGAAAAAGGAATTGCGAACCTCGTAACCTCCTGCTATGTTCGGGAAACCGATAGCAAAGAACGGTCTGCCGTTATTGGTAAAATGGAGTTCCTTACATTCTCTTTTTGCCAGTTCGATATTGATACCCCGTCCCTCCAAGTAACGGAGCAATGCCGGATGGGTCAAGTCACGGACTTCCAAATGTTGGAAACTCGGTTCTGTCCTACGCTGGGGAAAAGAAAAACTGACCGGGCGGACGTGCGGTGTCTGTTCCGCTATCCGGTTTAACAGGTATGGCAGGCTGTCGGAGCAATAGAGTTCCTTTGCCAGTGCGATGATGTTGCCGCCCTTGCCTGCGCCAAAGTCATACCAAAGGTTGCGGTCAGTGTTCACCTTGAAAGACGGTTCGTGTTCCTCCCTTAACGGTGATTTGTACCATAAGCCGTTACCCTGCTGCTTGACAGGAGAGTAACCTAAACTATGCAGATAGTCTGCGATGGGTATTTGTTTCACATCTTCGATGTTCATAACATTTTCTTTTTTGGGGATTAAAAAATAGTTGAAAAGTGCGCCAGTCCTGTTTAGTCCGTTATATATATACCCGTACCATACTAAACCTGCCTGTTCCGATACAGGGAAATAGTAAGTCCGTTCCTCTTATATATACACCCGGACTAAACCAAACTGACTTTTAATAATGGAAATCGGGATTATAGCGGTAGCCCTTGCCCTCTTTCACAATCATGCGCTTGTTCACAAGGAACTTGTTCAAATCCACATGGATATTGCGTCCACGCTTGTAGCCGATACTTGCATAACCCTGTTTCAAGGTCTTTAGGACATTCTCGTAACCATATATGACCTGTTTGCCAAAACCGTTTTCCAAAGCTGTCCTGTGCTGTTGCTCCGTCAGTTCTGCCAGTGGAAAGCCCCTGTCTTGGCTGGGTTGCTTGAATACATAACCGTCCACGGCTTCGGGCAATGCGCTGTCGTTGATACGGAATGCGAACGGGTCAAACTCCCGGTCACGTATGTGCATCGCCTTTACCTCGCTTATGTTGCCGTCCTGCGTACTTTTGGTAATTTGCAGGACGGTTTCAGCCTTATTGTTCAGTTCCGTACCGATATGCCCCCTTGTGTTGTCATCCCCCTTGTTCAAATGCAGTACGGTATGGATATGCAGGTTATATCCGCTTGACCAGCGCATCAAGAGGTTGATTAGGTCAGTCGATTCGCTGGGGCTGTTGATGTCATACATCAAGTCACGGATTCCGTCAATGATGAGCAACCCCACATCGGGCATATTTTCAAGCATATAACCGATAATCTGTTTCCGCTTATCGGGTGTCTGCTCCCTTAGCACGATGAAAACAAAATCGTCCCTGTCCTTGTCGGTAGGCAGTCCGGCAAGCCGCAAAATACGCTCCATGACCTTGTGGCAATGGTATTT encodes:
- a CDS encoding helix-turn-helix domain-containing protein, yielding MYIDNDEFGGWMQKLYAKLEELCKDVRVLRNADRVLPEDDNLLDNQDLCLLFKVSIKTLQRYRAIGALPYFTISGKVYYKASDVREFIKERFSVTTLRQFEKEHCTKKKK
- a CDS encoding relaxase/mobilization nuclease domain-containing protein, whose product is MIGKIKKGSGFKGCVNYVLGKEQAVLLHADGVLTESRGDIIRSFCMQTGMNPDLKKPVGHIALSYSAVDAPKLTDEKMVQLAQEYMREMKITDTQYIIVRHQDREHPHVHIVFNRIDNNGKTISDRNDMYRNEQVCKKLKTKHGLYFAGGKEQVKQHRLKEPDKSKYEIYTAVKNEIGKFKNWRQLQERLAEKGITVRFKYKGQTGEIQGVSFSKGEYTFKGSEIDRNFSFSKLDKCFGDAGLNTVGNQRQTAFTPVREPLPTQGKTDSPLITGSLGLFTASSPPADEEPNLNLRKKKKKKKQLNL
- a CDS encoding MobC family plasmid mobilization relaxosome protein, with translation MTNIKDKPGGRPAKKRIEKQQRVVSTKLTELQYYAIRKRAGEAGLRVSEYVRQAVVSAEVIPRLNRQDADTIRKLAGEANNINQLAHRANAGGFALVAVELVKLKNRIVEIINQLSDDWKNKKGKRV
- a CDS encoding toprim domain-containing protein, with the protein product MNIEDVKQIPIADYLHSLGYSPVKQQGNGLWYKSPLREEHEPSFKVNTDRNLWYDFGAGKGGNIIALAKELYCSDSLPYLLNRIAEQTPHVRPVSFSFPQRRTEPSFQHLEVRDLTHPALLRYLEGRGINIELAKRECKELHFTNNGRPFFAIGFPNIAGGYEVRNSFFKGCIAPKDITHIRQQGEPREKCLVFEGFMDYLSFLTLRMKNCPTMPDLDRQDYVILNSTVNVPKAIDVLYPYERIHCMLDNDKAGYEATRAIELEYSYRVRDFSGNYRGYSDLNDYLCGRKQEQKNSTSQAQEIKQETGQRAAPRQKRGRGI
- a CDS encoding AAA family ATPase, whose protein sequence is MENRKATEAGQDITMQKEDFAALWKTIHLKVTDTYEVPPEILWVNGSTIGTLGNFSASTGKAKSKKTFNISAIVAAALKNDEVLKYSAYLPPNKRKILYVDTEQSKYHCHKVMERILRLAGLPTDKDRDDFVFIVLREQTPDKRKQIIGYMLENMPDVGLLIIDGIRDLMYDINSPSESTDLINLLMRWSSGYNLHIHTVLHLNKGDDNTRGHIGTELNNKAETVLQITKSTQDGNISEVKAMHIRDREFDPFAFRINDSALPEAVDGYVFKQPSQDRGFPLAELTEQQHRTALENGFGKQVIYGYENVLKTLKQGYASIGYKRGRNIHVDLNKFLVNKRMIVKEGKGYRYNPDFHY